A window of Oncorhynchus keta strain PuntledgeMale-10-30-2019 chromosome 27, Oket_V2, whole genome shotgun sequence contains these coding sequences:
- the LOC127912422 gene encoding uncharacterized protein LOC127912422 isoform X2, protein MQTVNAKNPKKLFSVGQGSSTLFLESYPPVGLHQGSSTLYLESYPPVGLHQGSSTLSLESYPPVGLHQGSSTLFLESYPPVGLHQGSSTLFLESYPPVGSHQGSSTLFLESYPPVGLHQGSSTLFLESYPPVGLHQGSSTLFLESYPPVGSHQGSSTLFLESYPPVGSHQGSSTLFLESYPPVGSHQGSSTLSLESHPPVGLHQGSPTLSLESHPPVGSHQGSSTLFLESYPPVGLHQGSSTLFLESYPPVGSHQGSSTLFLESYPPVGLHQGSSTLFLESYPPVGSHQGSSTLFLESYPPVGLHQGSSTLFLESYPPVGSHQGSSTLFLESYPPVGLHQGSSTLFLESYPPVGLHSNPVPGELPSCRFTPGLFNPVPGEIPSCRFTLQPQL, encoded by the exons ATGCAAACGGTTAATGCCAAGAATCCAAAAAAGCTCTTCTCTGTCGGCCagggctcttcaaccctgttcctggagagctaccctcctgtaggtttacaccagggctcttcaaccctgtacctggagagctaccctcctgtag gtttacaccagggctcttcaaccctgtccctggagagctaccctcctgtaggtttacaccagggctcttcaaccctgttcctggagagctaccctcctgtaggtttacaccagggctcttcaaccctgttcctggagagctaccctcctgtaggttcacaccagggctcttcaaccctgttcctggagagctaccctcctgtaggtttacaccagggctcttcaaccctgttcctggagagctaccctcctgtaggtttacaccagggctcttcaaccctgttcctggagagctaccctcctgtaggttcacaccagggctcttcaaccctgttcctggagagctaccctcctgtaggttcacaccagggctcttcaaccctgttcctggagagctaccctcctgtaggttcacaccagggctcttcaaccctgtccctggagagccaccctcctgtaggtttacaccagggctctccaaccctgtccctggagagccaccctcctgtaggttcacaccagggctcttcaaccctgttcctggagagctaccctcctgtaggtttacaccagggctcttcaaccctgttcctggagagctaccctcctgtag gttcacaccagggctcttcaaccctgttcctggagagctaccctcctgtaggtttacaccagggctcttcaaccctgttcctggagagctaccctcctgtaggttcacaccagggctcttcaaccctgttcctggagagctaccctcctgtaggtttacaccagggctcttcaaccctgttcctggagagctaccctcctgtag gttcacaccagggctcttcaaccctgttcctggagagctaccctcctgtaggtttacaccagggctcttcaaccctgttcctggagagctaccctcctgtag gtttacactccaaccctgtccctggagagctaccctcctgtag gttcacaccagggctcttcaaccctgttcctggagagataccctcctgtaggtttacactccaaccccagttgtaa
- the LOC127912422 gene encoding uncharacterized protein LOC127912422 isoform X6, which produces MQTVNAKNPKKLFSVGQGSSTLFLESYPPVGLHQGSSTLYLESYPPVGLHQGSSTLSLESYPPVGLHQGSSTLFLESYPPVGLHQGSSTLFLESYPPVGSHQGSSTLFLESYPPVGLHQGSSTLFLESYPPVGLHQGSSTLFLESYPPVGSHQGSSTLFLESYPPVGSHQGSSTLFLESYPPVGSHQGSSTLSLESHPPVGLHQGSPTLSLESHPPVGSHQGSSTLFLESYPPVGLHQGSSTLFLESYPPVGSHQGSSTLFLESYPPVGLHQGSSTLFLESYPPVGLHSNPVPGELPSCRFTPGLFNPVPGEIPSCRFTLQPQL; this is translated from the exons ATGCAAACGGTTAATGCCAAGAATCCAAAAAAGCTCTTCTCTGTCGGCCagggctcttcaaccctgttcctggagagctaccctcctgtaggtttacaccagggctcttcaaccctgtacctggagagctaccctcctgtag gtttacaccagggctcttcaaccctgtccctggagagctaccctcctgtaggtttacaccagggctcttcaaccctgttcctggagagctaccctcctgtaggtttacaccagggctcttcaaccctgttcctggagagctaccctcctgtaggttcacaccagggctcttcaaccctgttcctggagagctaccctcctgtaggtttacaccagggctcttcaaccctgttcctggagagctaccctcctgtaggtttacaccagggctcttcaaccctgttcctggagagctaccctcctgtaggttcacaccagggctcttcaaccctgttcctggagagctaccctcctgtaggttcacaccagggctcttcaaccctgttcctggagagctaccctcctgtaggttcacaccagggctcttcaaccctgtccctggagagccaccctcctgtaggtttacaccagggctctccaaccctgtccctggagagccaccctcctgtaggttcacaccagggctcttcaaccctgttcctggagagctaccctcctgtaggtttacaccagggctcttcaaccctgttcctggagagctaccctcctgtag gttcacaccagggctcttcaaccctgttcctggagagctaccctcctgtaggtttacaccagggctcttcaaccctgttcctggagagctaccctcctgtag gtttacactccaaccctgtccctggagagctaccctcctgtag gttcacaccagggctcttcaaccctgttcctggagagataccctcctgtaggtttacactccaaccccagttgtaa
- the LOC127912422 gene encoding uncharacterized protein LOC127912422 isoform X4 translates to MQTVNAKNPKKLFSVGQGSSTLFLESYPPVGLHQGSSTLYLESYPPVGLHQGSSTLSLESYPPVGLHQGSSTLFLESYPPVGLHQGSSTLFLESYPPVGSHQGSSTLFLESYPPVGLHQGSSTLFLESYPPVGLHQGSSTLFLESYPPVGSHQGSSTLFLESYPPVGSHQGSSTLFLESYPPVGSHQGSSTLSLESHPPVGLHQGSPTLSLESHPPVGSHQGSSTLFLESYPPVGLHQGSSTLFLESYPPVGSHQGSSTLFLESYPPVGLHQGSSTLFLESYPPVGSHQGSSTLFLESYPPVGSHQGSSTLFLERYPPVGLHSNPSCK, encoded by the exons ATGCAAACGGTTAATGCCAAGAATCCAAAAAAGCTCTTCTCTGTCGGCCagggctcttcaaccctgttcctggagagctaccctcctgtaggtttacaccagggctcttcaaccctgtacctggagagctaccctcctgtag gtttacaccagggctcttcaaccctgtccctggagagctaccctcctgtaggtttacaccagggctcttcaaccctgttcctggagagctaccctcctgtaggtttacaccagggctcttcaaccctgttcctggagagctaccctcctgtaggttcacaccagggctcttcaaccctgttcctggagagctaccctcctgtaggtttacaccagggctcttcaaccctgttcctggagagctaccctcctgtaggtttacaccagggctcttcaaccctgttcctggagagctaccctcctgtaggttcacaccagggctcttcaaccctgttcctggagagctaccctcctgtaggttcacaccagggctcttcaaccctgttcctggagagctaccctcctgtaggttcacaccagggctcttcaaccctgtccctggagagccaccctcctgtaggtttacaccagggctctccaaccctgtccctggagagccaccctcctgtaggttcacaccagggctcttcaaccctgttcctggagagctaccctcctgtaggtttacaccagggctcttcaaccctgttcctggagagctaccctcctgtag gttcacaccagggctcttcaaccctgttcctggagagctaccctcctgtaggtttacaccagggctcttcaaccctgttcctggagagctaccctcctgtaggttcacaccagggctcttcaaccctgttcctggagagctaccctcctgtag gttcacaccagggctcttcaaccctgttcctggagagataccctcctgtaggtttacactccaaccccagttgtaaatAA
- the LOC127912422 gene encoding uncharacterized protein LOC127912422 isoform X1: MQTVNAKNPKKLFSVGQGSSTLFLESYPPVGLHQGSSTLYLESYPPVGLHQGSSTLSLESYPPVGLHQGSSTLFLESYPPVGLHQGSSTLFLESYPPVGSHQGSSTLFLESYPPVGLHQGSSTLFLESYPPVGLHQGSSTLFLESYPPVGSHQGSSTLFLESYPPVGSHQGSSTLFLESYPPVGSHQGSSTLSLESHPPVGLHQGSPTLSLESHPPVGSHQGSSTLFLESYPPVGLHQGSSTLFLESYPPVGSHQGSSTLFLESYPPVGLHQGSSTLFLESYPPVGSHQGSSTLFLESYPPVGLHQGSSTLFLESYPPVGSHQGSSTLFLESYPPVGLHQGSSTLFLESYPPVGLHQGSSTLFLESYPPVGSHQGSSTLFLERYPPVGLHSNPSCK, translated from the exons ATGCAAACGGTTAATGCCAAGAATCCAAAAAAGCTCTTCTCTGTCGGCCagggctcttcaaccctgttcctggagagctaccctcctgtaggtttacaccagggctcttcaaccctgtacctggagagctaccctcctgtag gtttacaccagggctcttcaaccctgtccctggagagctaccctcctgtaggtttacaccagggctcttcaaccctgttcctggagagctaccctcctgtaggtttacaccagggctcttcaaccctgttcctggagagctaccctcctgtaggttcacaccagggctcttcaaccctgttcctggagagctaccctcctgtaggtttacaccagggctcttcaaccctgttcctggagagctaccctcctgtaggtttacaccagggctcttcaaccctgttcctggagagctaccctcctgtaggttcacaccagggctcttcaaccctgttcctggagagctaccctcctgtaggttcacaccagggctcttcaaccctgttcctggagagctaccctcctgtaggttcacaccagggctcttcaaccctgtccctggagagccaccctcctgtaggtttacaccagggctctccaaccctgtccctggagagccaccctcctgtaggttcacaccagggctcttcaaccctgttcctggagagctaccctcctgtaggtttacaccagggctcttcaaccctgttcctggagagctaccctcctgtag gttcacaccagggctcttcaaccctgttcctggagagctaccctcctgtaggtttacaccagggctcttcaaccctgttcctggagagctaccctcctgtaggttcacaccagggctcttcaaccctgttcctggagagctaccctcctgtaggtttacaccagggctcttcaaccctgttcctggagagctaccctcctgtag gttcacaccagggctcttcaaccctgttcctggagagctaccctcctgtaggtttacaccagggctcttcaaccctgttcctggagagctaccctcctgtag gtttacaccagggctcttcaaccctgttcctggagagctaccctcctgtaggttcacaccagggctcttcaaccctgttcctggagagataccctcctgtaggtttacactccaaccccagttgtaaatAA
- the LOC127912422 gene encoding uncharacterized protein LOC127912422 isoform X3 yields the protein MQTVNAKNPKKLFSVGQGSSTLFLESYPPVGLHQGSSTLYLESYPPVGLHQGSSTLSLESYPPVGLHQGSSTLFLESYPPVGLHQGSSTLFLESYPPVGSHQGSSTLFLESYPPVGLHQGSSTLFLESYPPVGLHQGSSTLFLESYPPVGSHQGSSTLFLESYPPVGSHQGSSTLFLESYPPVGSHQGSSTLSLESHPPVGLHQGSPTLSLESHPPVGSHQGSSTLFLESYPPVGLHQGSSTLFLESYPPVGSHQGSSTLFLESYPPVGLHQGSSTLFLESYPPVGSHQGSSTLFLESYPPVGLHQGSSTLFLESYPPVGLHQGSSTLFLESYPPVGSHQGSSTLFLERYPPVGLHSNPSCK from the exons ATGCAAACGGTTAATGCCAAGAATCCAAAAAAGCTCTTCTCTGTCGGCCagggctcttcaaccctgttcctggagagctaccctcctgtaggtttacaccagggctcttcaaccctgtacctggagagctaccctcctgtag gtttacaccagggctcttcaaccctgtccctggagagctaccctcctgtaggtttacaccagggctcttcaaccctgttcctggagagctaccctcctgtaggtttacaccagggctcttcaaccctgttcctggagagctaccctcctgtaggttcacaccagggctcttcaaccctgttcctggagagctaccctcctgtaggtttacaccagggctcttcaaccctgttcctggagagctaccctcctgtaggtttacaccagggctcttcaaccctgttcctggagagctaccctcctgtaggttcacaccagggctcttcaaccctgttcctggagagctaccctcctgtaggttcacaccagggctcttcaaccctgttcctggagagctaccctcctgtaggttcacaccagggctcttcaaccctgtccctggagagccaccctcctgtaggtttacaccagggctctccaaccctgtccctggagagccaccctcctgtaggttcacaccagggctcttcaaccctgttcctggagagctaccctcctgtaggtttacaccagggctcttcaaccctgttcctggagagctaccctcctgtag gttcacaccagggctcttcaaccctgttcctggagagctaccctcctgtaggtttacaccagggctcttcaaccctgttcctggagagctaccctcctgtaggttcacaccagggctcttcaaccctgttcctggagagctaccctcctgtaggtttacaccagggctcttcaaccctgttcctggagagctaccctcctgtag gtttacaccagggctcttcaaccctgttcctggagagctaccctcctgtaggttcacaccagggctcttcaaccctgttcctggagagataccctcctgtaggtttacactccaaccccagttgtaaatAA
- the LOC127912422 gene encoding uncharacterized protein LOC127912422 isoform X5, which produces MQTVNAKNPKKLFSVGQGSSTLFLESYPPVGLHQGSSTLYLESYPPVGLHQGSSTLSLESYPPVGLHQGSSTLFLESYPPVGLHQGSSTLFLESYPPVGSHQGSSTLFLESYPPVGLHQGSSTLFLESYPPVGLHQGSSTLFLESYPPVGSHQGSSTLFLESYPPVGSHQGSSTLFLESYPPVGSHQGSSTLSLESHPPVGLHQGSPTLSLESHPPVGSHQGSSTLFLESYPPVGLHQGSSTLFLESYPPVGSHQGSSTLFLESYPPVGLHQGSSTLFLESYPPVGLHQGSSTLFLESYPPVGSHQGSSTLFLERYPPVGLHSNPSCK; this is translated from the exons ATGCAAACGGTTAATGCCAAGAATCCAAAAAAGCTCTTCTCTGTCGGCCagggctcttcaaccctgttcctggagagctaccctcctgtaggtttacaccagggctcttcaaccctgtacctggagagctaccctcctgtag gtttacaccagggctcttcaaccctgtccctggagagctaccctcctgtaggtttacaccagggctcttcaaccctgttcctggagagctaccctcctgtaggtttacaccagggctcttcaaccctgttcctggagagctaccctcctgtaggttcacaccagggctcttcaaccctgttcctggagagctaccctcctgtaggtttacaccagggctcttcaaccctgttcctggagagctaccctcctgtaggtttacaccagggctcttcaaccctgttcctggagagctaccctcctgtaggttcacaccagggctcttcaaccctgttcctggagagctaccctcctgtaggttcacaccagggctcttcaaccctgttcctggagagctaccctcctgtaggttcacaccagggctcttcaaccctgtccctggagagccaccctcctgtaggtttacaccagggctctccaaccctgtccctggagagccaccctcctgtaggttcacaccagggctcttcaaccctgttcctggagagctaccctcctgtaggtttacaccagggctcttcaaccctgttcctggagagctaccctcctgtag gttcacaccagggctcttcaaccctgttcctggagagctaccctcctgtaggtttacaccagggctcttcaaccctgttcctggagagctaccctcctgtag gtttacaccagggctcttcaaccctgttcctggagagctaccctcctgtaggttcacaccagggctcttcaaccctgttcctggagagataccctcctgtaggtttacactccaaccccagttgtaaatAA